One genomic region from bacterium encodes:
- a CDS encoding 2-oxoacid:acceptor oxidoreductase family protein produces the protein MKELRFHGRGGQGTVLASIALAKAFFQAGYWVQTFPVFGSERRGAPVEAYLRLDTAQIYLRSNIYAPDHVVVQDAGLLTFLDVTRGLKPGGWILLNTPALPADLRPFEGFCLACIDASAIARAHGLGSKTQPITNTAMMGAFSRLFSNPPLDTVLQAIEREVPVKIEENIAAARAAFDAATLHGQVHGTGFLPMAGPRFRKAVS, from the coding sequence ATGAAGGAGTTACGCTTTCATGGTCGCGGCGGGCAGGGTACCGTGCTCGCCTCGATCGCACTCGCCAAAGCCTTTTTTCAGGCGGGCTATTGGGTGCAGACCTTTCCGGTCTTCGGCTCCGAGCGCCGCGGCGCCCCGGTCGAGGCTTATCTGCGCCTCGATACCGCCCAGATCTACCTGCGCAGCAACATCTATGCGCCGGATCATGTAGTCGTTCAGGATGCCGGCTTGCTGACTTTCCTGGATGTGACCAGGGGCCTCAAGCCCGGCGGCTGGATCCTGCTCAACACCCCGGCGCTTCCGGCGGATCTGCGGCCTTTCGAGGGCTTTTGCCTTGCCTGTATCGACGCCTCCGCCATCGCCCGAGCCCACGGCCTCGGCTCGAAAACCCAACCCATCACCAATACCGCCATGATGGGAGCCTTCTCGCGTTTATTCTCCAATCCGCCCCTTGATACCGTGCTGCAAGCCATCGAAAGGGAGGTGCCCGTCAAGATTGAAGAAAATATCGCCGCCGCCCGCGCCGCCTTCGACGCGGCGACGCTGCATGGACAGGTGCATGGGACCGGCTTCTTGCCCATGGCGGGTCCCCGTTTCCGGAAGGCGGTTTCATGA
- a CDS encoding 3'-5' exonuclease: MANEQQSFLFDEPDTPLLHLPLSRPLVFFDLETTGLDVQQDRIVQFAFIRVDPDKTLTEWKELVHPGIPIPPEASRVHGITDSVVADKPPFKYFAPRIGGLLHESDLAGFNAARFDLPFLQAEMERAGFPLDMAGRCVVDAQVIFHKREPRDLSAAYRFYCRRELKGAHDALADVRATLEVLEGQLERYPDLPRDVAKLGAYSTASDDTRWVTSDRKFYWKNNEAVIGFGKHRGNSLRWIHENYPDYLQWMLEKLELAEETRTMLLAVLEGDYPRREK, encoded by the coding sequence ATGGCCAATGAACAGCAGTCTTTTCTATTTGATGAGCCGGACACGCCCCTGCTCCACCTGCCGCTGAGCCGGCCCCTGGTCTTTTTTGACCTTGAGACCACCGGTCTGGATGTCCAGCAGGACCGGATCGTTCAGTTTGCCTTCATCCGCGTTGATCCCGACAAGACGCTGACGGAATGGAAAGAACTGGTCCATCCCGGGATCCCGATTCCGCCCGAGGCGAGCCGGGTTCACGGGATCACCGATTCCGTCGTGGCGGACAAGCCGCCCTTCAAATATTTTGCGCCGCGCATCGGTGGCCTTCTTCACGAGAGTGATCTCGCCGGCTTCAATGCTGCGCGGTTCGATCTCCCCTTTCTCCAGGCGGAGATGGAGCGGGCCGGCTTCCCTCTCGATATGGCCGGGCGATGTGTCGTCGATGCCCAGGTGATTTTTCACAAGCGCGAGCCGCGCGATCTCAGCGCGGCTTACCGGTTCTACTGCCGCCGCGAGCTCAAGGGGGCCCATGACGCGCTGGCCGATGTGCGCGCCACCCTCGAGGTGCTCGAGGGGCAGCTGGAGCGCTATCCCGACCTGCCCCGCGACGTCGCCAAACTCGGGGCCTACAGTACAGCTTCCGACGACACCCGCTGGGTCACTTCGGACCGCAAGTTTTACTGGAAGAACAATGAGGCGGTGATCGGTTTCGGCAAGCACCGCGGCAATTCGCTGCGCTGGATTCATGAAAATTATCCCGATTATCTGCAGTGGATGCTGGAGAAACTCGAACTGGCGGAGGA
- a CDS encoding thiamine pyrophosphate-dependent enzyme, which translates to MSLDQKEEYLNPGHVGCPGCGATIAMKLALRALGDKTMVVIPASCWAIIASNYPQSALKVPVLNTAFATTGAACSGLRAALDLRGDRETTILGWAGDGGTFDIGFQALSAAAERAEDFIYICYDNEAYMNTGVQRSSSTPWGASTMTTPGKEWKRTPKKNMVEILAAHRIPYVATASIAFPEDFARKLLKARSIRSGLRFIHLFSSCPTGWGYAPSDTIKVARMAVHARAFPLYEVEAGERWILNSRDGGLPVRDYLRMQGRFRQLEEGDIAYIQAFIDREWQRLNRRAEQSPAG; encoded by the coding sequence ATGAGTCTGGACCAGAAGGAAGAATATCTCAATCCGGGACATGTAGGATGCCCTGGCTGCGGCGCGACCATCGCCATGAAGCTGGCCCTGCGCGCCCTGGGCGATAAGACCATGGTCGTCATTCCCGCCTCATGCTGGGCGATCATCGCCAGCAATTACCCCCAGTCGGCCCTCAAGGTGCCGGTTCTCAACACTGCCTTTGCCACGACCGGCGCGGCGTGCAGCGGCCTCCGCGCCGCCCTCGACCTCCGTGGCGACCGTGAAACCACCATCCTCGGCTGGGCCGGTGACGGCGGCACCTTCGATATCGGCTTTCAGGCCCTCAGCGCCGCCGCAGAGCGCGCCGAGGATTTCATTTATATCTGCTACGACAACGAAGCCTACATGAACACCGGCGTGCAGCGCAGTTCCTCGACCCCCTGGGGCGCCAGCACCATGACCACGCCGGGCAAGGAATGGAAACGCACCCCTAAAAAGAATATGGTCGAGATCCTGGCAGCCCATCGCATTCCCTACGTCGCGACCGCCAGCATCGCCTTCCCCGAAGATTTTGCCCGGAAATTGCTCAAGGCCCGATCGATCCGCAGCGGCCTGCGCTTCATCCATCTCTTCTCCTCGTGCCCAACCGGATGGGGCTATGCCCCGAGCGATACCATCAAGGTGGCGCGCATGGCAGTCCACGCCCGCGCCTTTCCGCTCTATGAAGTGGAAGCCGGCGAGCGCTGGATTCTCAACAGCCGCGACGGCGGCTTGCCGGTGCGCGACTACTTGCGGATGCAGGGCCGCTTCCGCCAGCTCGAAGAGGGCGACATTGCCTACATTCAGGCTTTTATCGACCGGGAATGGCAGCGCCTCAACCGGCGGGCGGAGCAATCCCCGGCCGGATAG
- the gcvP gene encoding aminomethyl-transferring glycine dehydrogenase: MKNALPLTDAFSNRHIGPHPAERDEMLEVIGVPSLDALIDQTIPANIRLKKPFDTQEPLSEYQLLQSLGKIAAKNRVFRSCIGLGFYDTITPPVIQRNIFENPGWYTQYTPYQAEISQGRLEALLIFQNMISDLTAMEIANASLLDEPTAAAEAMTMLFRVNSKKTRDPQNNVFLVSDQCLPQTIDVLRSRSAPQGIELRIADLHSAVIDERVFGILIQYPDVNGCAEAWTEYIEKVHAAGTLVAVAADLLALVMLTPPGEMGADIVLGSAQRFGVPMGFGGPHAAFFATRNEYARQMPGRIIGVSVDRHGHRAYRMTLQTREQHIRREKATSNICTAQALLAIMAGMYGVWHGPDGLKAIAGRVHLLTRVLAAHLKALGYKIVHEVFFDTLLVDAGGAAEQIHALARDKGINFRPAGGRIGIALDETLQQADIEEITALFAAARGLQAPAIDWPGEAATRAAVLPPSLTRTSAFLSHPVFNGYHSEHKMVRFLKRLEKKDLSLTTSMIPLGSCTMKLNGTAEMLPLTWPGFSKLHPFAPADQTEGYQEIIKELEHDLCKITGFAAASFEPNSGAQGEFTGLMVIRAWHHDRGEAHRNVTLIPSSAHGTNPASAVMAGTKVVVVACDERGNIDLADLKAKAELHQENLSALMVTYPSTHGVFEEQIVEICKIIHAHGGQVYMDGANMNAQVGLTNPAAIGADVCHLNLHKTFAIPHGGGGPGMGPICVAGHLVPYLPGHPLVKTGGSKAIPAVSATPYGSASILLISWAYIKLMGSAGLTEATRYAILNANYIAARLGKEYKVLYTGERGRVAHEMIFDLSEFKASGIEASDIAKRLMDYNFHAPTVAFPVHNSIMVEPTESEDKAELDRFCDALSAIRREIQAVVDGTADPADNVLKNAPHTAAEVSADHWSHPYTREQAAWPVDWLRTDKFWPAVGRIDDTYGDRNLFCVCPPLEAYQ, encoded by the coding sequence ATGAAGAACGCCCTGCCCCTGACTGACGCCTTTTCAAACCGTCATATCGGCCCCCATCCCGCCGAACGTGACGAAATGCTCGAGGTCATTGGCGTCCCTTCGCTCGACGCCCTGATCGATCAGACCATCCCCGCCAACATCCGCCTGAAAAAGCCCTTTGACACCCAAGAGCCGCTCAGCGAGTACCAGCTCCTCCAGTCGCTTGGCAAAATCGCCGCAAAGAACCGCGTCTTCCGCTCCTGCATCGGCCTCGGGTTTTACGACACCATCACCCCGCCGGTCATTCAGCGCAACATTTTCGAGAATCCCGGCTGGTATACGCAATATACGCCCTACCAGGCCGAGATCTCACAAGGGCGCCTCGAGGCCCTGCTCATCTTCCAGAACATGATCAGCGATCTCACCGCCATGGAGATCGCCAACGCCTCGCTGCTCGATGAGCCCACCGCCGCCGCCGAGGCGATGACCATGCTCTTTCGCGTCAACAGTAAAAAGACCCGCGACCCACAAAACAACGTCTTTCTGGTCTCGGACCAATGCCTGCCACAGACCATCGACGTGCTGCGCAGCCGCTCGGCACCCCAGGGCATCGAGCTGCGCATCGCCGACCTCCACAGCGCGGTGATCGACGAGCGCGTCTTCGGCATCCTGATCCAGTACCCCGATGTCAACGGCTGCGCTGAAGCGTGGACCGAATATATTGAAAAAGTACACGCTGCCGGCACCCTCGTCGCCGTGGCCGCGGATTTGCTGGCGTTGGTTATGCTCACCCCCCCGGGCGAGATGGGAGCCGACATTGTCCTCGGCTCGGCGCAGCGATTCGGCGTGCCCATGGGATTCGGCGGCCCGCATGCCGCCTTTTTCGCCACTCGCAATGAGTATGCCCGCCAGATGCCGGGCCGCATCATCGGCGTCTCCGTCGATCGGCACGGCCACCGCGCCTACCGCATGACCCTGCAAACCCGCGAGCAGCACATCCGCCGCGAAAAGGCGACTTCCAACATCTGTACTGCCCAGGCCCTGCTCGCTATCATGGCCGGGATGTATGGTGTCTGGCACGGCCCCGATGGGCTCAAGGCCATCGCCGGGCGGGTCCATCTCCTCACCCGTGTCCTGGCGGCCCATCTCAAGGCGTTGGGCTACAAGATCGTTCATGAGGTTTTTTTCGACACCCTGCTGGTGGATGCCGGCGGCGCAGCGGAGCAGATTCATGCCCTGGCTCGCGATAAGGGCATCAATTTCCGCCCGGCTGGCGGCCGGATCGGCATCGCCCTCGACGAGACCCTCCAGCAGGCCGATATCGAGGAGATCACCGCCCTCTTCGCCGCCGCCCGCGGCCTGCAGGCCCCTGCGATCGACTGGCCCGGCGAGGCGGCCACCCGCGCCGCGGTCCTCCCCCCCTCTCTGACGCGCACCTCGGCTTTCCTCAGCCATCCGGTCTTCAACGGCTATCATTCCGAGCACAAAATGGTGCGTTTCCTCAAGCGTCTCGAGAAAAAAGATCTCTCCCTGACCACCTCAATGATCCCCCTCGGTTCCTGCACCATGAAGCTCAATGGCACCGCCGAAATGCTGCCGCTGACCTGGCCCGGCTTCAGCAAGCTCCATCCTTTCGCACCGGCAGACCAGACGGAAGGATATCAGGAGATCATCAAGGAACTCGAGCACGACCTCTGCAAGATCACCGGATTCGCCGCCGCCTCCTTCGAGCCCAATTCCGGAGCCCAGGGTGAATTCACCGGCCTGATGGTCATCCGCGCCTGGCATCACGACCGCGGCGAGGCCCACCGCAATGTCACCCTCATCCCCTCTTCGGCGCACGGCACCAATCCCGCCAGCGCGGTGATGGCGGGCACCAAAGTGGTGGTCGTCGCCTGCGATGAGCGCGGCAACATCGACCTCGCCGACCTCAAGGCCAAGGCGGAACTGCACCAGGAGAACCTCTCGGCCCTCATGGTCACCTATCCCTCCACCCACGGGGTATTCGAAGAACAGATCGTCGAGATCTGCAAGATCATCCATGCGCATGGCGGCCAGGTTTATATGGACGGGGCCAACATGAATGCCCAGGTGGGATTGACCAATCCGGCGGCGATCGGCGCCGATGTGTGTCACCTCAACCTCCACAAGACCTTCGCCATCCCGCACGGCGGTGGCGGACCGGGCATGGGGCCGATCTGCGTCGCCGGGCATCTTGTCCCCTACCTGCCGGGGCACCCCTTGGTCAAAACCGGGGGCAGCAAGGCCATCCCGGCGGTCAGCGCCACGCCCTACGGCAGCGCCAGCATCCTGCTGATCTCCTGGGCCTACATCAAGCTGATGGGCAGCGCCGGCCTGACGGAGGCGACCCGATACGCCATCCTCAACGCCAACTATATCGCCGCCCGACTCGGCAAAGAATACAAGGTGCTCTACACCGGCGAGCGCGGCCGGGTCGCCCACGAGATGATCTTCGACCTCTCCGAATTCAAGGCCAGCGGCATCGAAGCGAGCGACATCGCCAAACGGCTGATGGATTATAATTTCCACGCCCCGACCGTCGCCTTCCCAGTCCATAACTCAATCATGGTCGAGCCGACCGAGAGTGAGGACAAGGCCGAGCTCGACCGCTTCTGCGATGCCCTCAGCGCCATCCGCCGCGAGATCCAGGCGGTGGTGGACGGAACAGCGGATCCGGCCGATAACGTGCTTAAAAACGCACCGCATACGGCCGCCGAAGTCAGCGCCGACCACTGGAGCCATCCCTATACCCGGGAGCAGGCGGCCTGGCCGGTCGACTGGCTGCGCACGGACAAGTTCTGGCCAGCTGTGGGCCGCATCGACGACACCTATGGCGACCGCAACCTCTTCTGCGTCTGTCCGCCGCTGGAGGCGTATCAATAA
- a CDS encoding FAD-dependent oxidoreductase, whose amino-acid sequence MTPQPETTLPVPFFLPIAEASTAANRTGSWSTHQPHYQNKTAPCTSRCPCGEEIPRIEMLTARGEYARAWRTILLENPFPGSCGRVCFHPCEDSCNRGEFDTPIAINALERFLDDQAKATGAAIDLTPGAPTGRRIAIAGAGPAGLAAAWFLALLGHSCEVFEAAPEPGGLLRYGIPAYRLPAAVLAREIGRIESLGVHIHCSAPVDRAFVEASRSHFDALFVGCGNGHSLTLDIPGGELAHDGLAFLRDCRTQAVAAERAAAAHTALPAAIIGGGNSAIDIARTLLRLGRPAAIIYRRRRKDMPAFSQEVVRALQEGVQLIELSAPLALRPAADHFELTVQRMRPGEPGADGRMRVVAVPGETATLAVAAVYTAIGATAAPPWVALIQDETALHFSHSRLLPASAAGLPVILGGDLVNREQSVADAIASGKEAAIALDLLLRKGIETVAPGIARCRVGEGEALSMEIHQGGGRANHSRRVVRYPDLVPDYFSPAPAEHGRTLAPAAATASFEEVEAALEEERALQQAERCFSCGLCNDCDICRTFCPEVAIDCASARRIQSEYCKGCGICLTECPRCAMVMEEAQS is encoded by the coding sequence ATGACGCCACAACCTGAAACGACGCTCCCCGTCCCGTTCTTCCTGCCGATCGCCGAGGCCTCGACCGCTGCCAACCGCACCGGATCATGGAGCACCCACCAGCCGCATTACCAGAACAAGACCGCTCCGTGCACCTCGCGTTGCCCCTGCGGTGAGGAGATCCCGCGCATCGAGATGCTGACTGCGCGCGGAGAATATGCCCGGGCCTGGCGCACGATTCTGCTGGAAAATCCCTTCCCCGGCAGCTGCGGCCGCGTCTGCTTCCACCCCTGCGAGGACTCCTGTAACCGCGGCGAGTTCGATACCCCGATCGCCATCAATGCCCTCGAGCGCTTCCTCGACGATCAGGCCAAAGCGACGGGTGCCGCTATCGACTTGACCCCCGGCGCGCCAACCGGCCGGCGCATCGCCATCGCAGGCGCCGGTCCCGCCGGGCTCGCCGCGGCCTGGTTCCTCGCCCTCCTCGGTCACTCCTGCGAAGTCTTTGAAGCAGCTCCCGAACCCGGCGGACTGCTGCGCTACGGCATCCCCGCCTACCGTCTGCCCGCGGCGGTCCTGGCCCGCGAAATCGGGCGCATTGAATCACTCGGTGTGCACATTCATTGCTCTGCCCCGGTCGATAGAGCCTTCGTGGAGGCGTCCCGGTCTCACTTCGACGCCCTTTTCGTCGGCTGCGGCAACGGCCACTCCCTAACCCTCGATATCCCCGGCGGCGAGCTCGCCCATGACGGTCTAGCCTTTCTCCGCGATTGCCGCACCCAGGCTGTCGCAGCGGAGCGCGCTGCTGCTGCGCATACTGCCCTGCCCGCAGCGATCATCGGCGGCGGCAACAGCGCCATCGACATCGCCCGCACCCTGCTGCGGCTCGGCCGGCCTGCGGCCATCATCTACCGCCGCCGCCGTAAGGACATGCCCGCCTTCAGCCAGGAGGTCGTCCGCGCCCTGCAGGAGGGCGTGCAACTGATCGAGCTCAGCGCCCCGCTCGCGCTGCGCCCCGCCGCGGATCATTTCGAATTGACCGTGCAGCGCATGCGTCCCGGCGAACCGGGCGCGGACGGGCGTATGCGCGTCGTCGCGGTGCCTGGCGAGACCGCAACCCTCGCCGTCGCTGCGGTCTACACCGCCATCGGCGCTACGGCAGCGCCGCCCTGGGTCGCGCTGATCCAGGATGAAACAGCCCTCCACTTCAGCCACAGCCGGCTCCTGCCGGCATCGGCCGCGGGGTTGCCGGTGATCCTGGGCGGGGATCTGGTCAACCGCGAGCAGAGCGTCGCCGACGCCATCGCCTCCGGCAAGGAAGCGGCGATTGCCCTCGACTTGCTCCTCAGGAAGGGGATCGAGACCGTCGCTCCGGGGATCGCGCGCTGCCGCGTCGGCGAGGGAGAGGCCCTCTCCATGGAAATCCATCAAGGCGGCGGCCGTGCGAACCACTCGCGCCGGGTCGTCCGCTACCCGGATCTGGTCCCGGACTATTTCTCGCCGGCGCCGGCCGAACATGGCCGCACTCTGGCTCCGGCAGCCGCCACCGCCTCCTTCGAAGAGGTCGAGGCCGCTCTCGAGGAAGAACGAGCGCTGCAGCAGGCGGAGCGCTGCTTCAGCTGCGGCTTGTGCAACGACTGCGATATCTGCCGTACCTTCTGCCCGGAAGTGGCGATCGATTGCGCATCCGCCCGCCGGATCCAATCCGAATACTGCAAGGGTTGCGGCATCTGCCTTACCGAATGCCCGCGCTGCGCGATGGTCATGGAGGAGGCGCAATCATGA
- a CDS encoding serine hydrolase domain-containing protein, with protein MGPRKVLFFWVIGCIAAQALFARDLGAQPATSREKIKAAAAVVDRLLRDFAATRHMPGLAYGVILDGELVLSGGCGYANLDAGIAAGPQTLFRAASISKSITALAILQLRDAGRLSLDDPASRYLPELRALRYPTADAPEITLRHLLTHGAGLPEDNPWGDRQLARSDAELLALIPGISLAYAPGVAYQYSNLGFALLGQIVQRVSGMAYKTYTADKIFKPLGMDATVWEYTEASPNRLARGYDAGDAGFIEVPLAHHGAYGAMGGLITSVEDFARYVALHLAAWPPRDEPETGPLCRASLREMQHPWRFYNLALDNHRPDGTACPAVQAYGYGLRWQSDCDGRVTVGHSGGLPGFGCNWTMMPDYGLAVISFDNLTYATTSGVNRAVLDTLIILAGLKPFPPADSPILAQRQKELVKLLPGWLGAGDAGIFAENFFLDRSLPEWIRLTRKLYDETGEIIEIGALQPQDRLRGSFLLRGVRKNIRVFFTLTPEREPKIQEVRMTVEENRGE; from the coding sequence ATGGGCCCGCGTAAAGTTCTTTTCTTCTGGGTGATTGGATGTATCGCCGCCCAGGCTCTCTTTGCACGCGATCTTGGTGCGCAGCCTGCCACAAGCAGAGAAAAAATCAAGGCTGCCGCGGCGGTGGTCGACCGGCTCTTACGCGATTTCGCCGCCACCCGCCATATGCCGGGTCTGGCCTATGGAGTGATCCTCGATGGCGAACTGGTCCTATCGGGCGGCTGCGGCTATGCCAACCTCGACGCGGGAATTGCAGCGGGACCGCAAACCCTTTTCCGCGCGGCCTCGATCAGCAAGAGCATCACCGCGCTGGCGATCCTGCAGCTGCGCGACGCCGGCCGCCTGAGCCTTGACGATCCGGCCTCTCGATACCTTCCTGAACTGCGCGCGTTGCGGTATCCGACGGCGGACGCACCCGAAATCACCCTCCGCCACCTCCTGACCCATGGCGCCGGTCTACCCGAAGACAATCCCTGGGGCGACCGCCAGCTCGCTCGCAGTGATGCGGAACTGCTGGCGCTGATTCCCGGCATCTCCCTGGCGTATGCGCCGGGCGTCGCCTACCAGTACAGCAATCTCGGCTTCGCCCTGCTCGGCCAGATCGTGCAGCGGGTCTCCGGCATGGCGTATAAAACCTACACCGCCGACAAGATCTTCAAACCTCTGGGGATGGATGCGACGGTATGGGAGTACACGGAGGCGTCACCCAATCGGCTCGCTCGTGGCTATGACGCCGGTGACGCAGGCTTTATTGAGGTGCCCCTGGCGCATCACGGCGCCTACGGGGCGATGGGCGGGCTGATCACTTCGGTCGAGGATTTCGCCCGCTATGTCGCGCTGCACCTTGCCGCCTGGCCGCCCCGTGATGAGCCCGAGACCGGCCCGCTGTGCCGCGCTTCGCTGCGCGAGATGCAGCATCCCTGGCGGTTTTACAACCTCGCGCTCGATAACCACCGCCCGGATGGTACCGCCTGTCCCGCCGTCCAGGCCTATGGCTACGGGCTGCGCTGGCAGTCGGATTGCGACGGCCGGGTGACGGTCGGCCACAGCGGCGGTCTGCCCGGTTTTGGCTGCAACTGGACCATGATGCCCGACTATGGTCTCGCCGTGATCTCCTTCGACAACCTCACCTACGCCACGACCAGCGGCGTGAACCGGGCGGTGCTCGACACCCTCATCATCCTGGCAGGGCTGAAGCCCTTTCCACCGGCGGATTCACCGATCCTGGCGCAGCGGCAGAAAGAACTGGTCAAGCTCTTGCCGGGGTGGCTAGGAGCGGGCGATGCCGGAATCTTCGCGGAGAATTTTTTCCTGGACCGTTCGCTGCCGGAATGGATCCGGCTGACCCGGAAGCTGTACGATGAAACAGGAGAAATCATCGAAATAGGCGCTCTACAGCCCCAGGACCGGCTGCGTGGCTCTTTTTTGCTTCGGGGAGTCCGGAAGAATATCCGGGTCTTTTTTACGCTCACGCCGGAGCGGGAGCCCAAGATCCAGGAAGTGAGGATGACGGTGGAGGAGAACAGGGGCGAATAA
- the porA gene encoding pyruvate ferredoxin oxidoreductase: MRVVLEGSQAAAEAVRLARVQVVSAYPITPQTHIVEELAKFCAEGSLDGRFICVESEHSAMASVIGAAAGGVRTFTASSSHGLALMHEMLHWAAGARLPIVMAEVNRALGPGWNLWMDQTDSLAQRDTGWIQFYCADGQEVLDTTLQAYRLAEAVNLPVMVALDAFFLSHTYEPVDLPSQEAVDRFLPPFTPKFRMDTAAPMSLHGVAPIGVYMEMRRSMQLAMESVPRVLAGIEEEYAGQFGRRWGTVVPYRCEDAEIILVTSGTAAGTARVAVDQLREAGEKAGLLRIRMFRPFPVREVRAQLAGARKVAVLDRNCSFGAGGIFASELRSALYGATTVPVWSYITGLGGRDVTVETLIRLYTQTRDAERPKAGSIWLELKEELLQK, encoded by the coding sequence ATGAGAGTGGTTCTTGAAGGAAGCCAAGCGGCTGCGGAGGCAGTCCGGCTGGCACGGGTCCAGGTGGTCTCGGCCTACCCGATCACCCCGCAAACCCATATCGTCGAAGAGCTCGCCAAATTCTGCGCAGAGGGTTCCCTCGACGGCCGCTTCATCTGCGTCGAGAGCGAGCACTCTGCCATGGCTTCGGTGATCGGAGCCGCCGCCGGCGGGGTGCGCACCTTCACCGCCAGTTCCTCGCATGGACTTGCCCTGATGCACGAAATGCTCCATTGGGCGGCCGGAGCGCGCCTCCCCATCGTCATGGCCGAGGTCAATCGCGCCCTCGGCCCGGGCTGGAACCTCTGGATGGACCAAACTGACAGCCTGGCGCAGCGCGACACCGGCTGGATACAGTTCTACTGCGCCGACGGCCAGGAGGTCCTCGATACCACCCTGCAAGCTTACCGCCTCGCCGAGGCGGTCAACCTGCCAGTGATGGTCGCCCTCGATGCCTTTTTCCTCTCGCATACCTACGAACCCGTCGACCTCCCCTCCCAGGAGGCGGTGGATCGTTTTCTTCCCCCCTTCACGCCCAAATTCCGCATGGACACAGCAGCGCCGATGAGCCTGCACGGTGTCGCGCCGATCGGTGTCTATATGGAGATGCGGCGCAGCATGCAGCTGGCCATGGAATCGGTGCCGCGCGTGCTCGCCGGAATCGAGGAGGAGTATGCCGGACAGTTCGGCCGCCGATGGGGCACAGTGGTGCCCTACCGTTGCGAGGATGCGGAGATCATCCTGGTGACCAGCGGCACCGCCGCCGGTACCGCCCGGGTGGCCGTCGACCAGCTGCGCGAAGCGGGCGAAAAAGCAGGTCTGCTGCGAATCCGGATGTTCCGGCCGTTCCCGGTCCGGGAGGTACGCGCGCAGCTCGCCGGCGCCCGCAAGGTGGCGGTGCTCGACCGCAACTGCTCCTTCGGCGCGGGCGGCATCTTCGCCTCCGAGCTCCGGAGCGCTCTGTACGGTGCCACAACGGTTCCGGTCTGGAGCTACATCACCGGACTCGGCGGCCGCGACGTCACCGTGGAAACCCTGATCAGGTTGTATACGCAAACGCGCGACGCGGAACGGCCCAAAGCCGGGAGCATCTGGCTGGAGTTGAAAGAGGAGCTTTTGCAGAAATGA